One genomic segment of Melospiza melodia melodia isolate bMelMel2 chromosome 22, bMelMel2.pri, whole genome shotgun sequence includes these proteins:
- the NOTCH1 gene encoding neurogenic locus notch homolog protein 1 isoform X1, which yields MERLLAPGLLVLLLPALTRGLRCSQLAESCLNGGKCETFPNGTEVCQCGGAYVGERCQLPNPCLSSPCKNAGTCTALVRGSTVDYSCACRLGFTDELCLTPRDNACLSSPCRNGGTCDLLTLSEYKCRCPPGWSGKTCQQADPCASNPCANGGQCVPFEAHYICRCTAGFHGANCKQDVNECNISPPVCKNGGSCTNEVGTYQCSCKPAYTGQNCEHLYVPCNPSPCQNGGTCRQIGDTTYDCTCLPGFTGQNCEENINDCPGNNCKNGGTCVDGVNTYNCQCPPEWTGQYCTEDVDECQLMPNACQNGGTCHNNHGGYNCVCVNGWTGEDCSENIDDCAMAACFHGATCHDRVASFYCECPHGRTGLLCHLDDACISNPCNEGSNCDTNPVNGKAICTCPSGYMGPACNQDVDECSLGANPCEHAGKCINTQGSFQCQCLQGYSGPRCEIDVNECLSNPCQNDATCLDQIGEFQCICMPGYEGVYCEINTDECASSPCLHNGNCLDKINEFHCECPTGFNGHLCQFDIDECASTPCKNGAKCVDGPNTYSCECTEGFTGAHCEIDIDECDPDPCHYGTCKDGIASFTCLCQPGYTGHRCDININECQSQPCKNGGTCQDRNNAYNCICLKGTTGPNCEINLDDCASNPCDYGKCIDKINGYECTCEPGYTGRMCNINIDECASNPCHNGGTCKDGINGFTCLCPEGFHDPKCLSEVNECNSNPCIHGKCHDGLNGYKCDCDPGWSGTNCDINNNECESNPCMNGGTCKDMTSGYICTCREGFSGPNCQTNINECASNPCLNQGTCIDDVAGYTCNCLLPYTGATCEDVLAPCAGSPCKNGGECQESEDYKSFSCSCPPGWQGQTCEIDINECVKSPCRNGATCQNTNGSYRCACRTGFSGRNCDTDIDDCKPNPCHNGGSCSDGIGTFFCECLAGFRGPKCEEDINECASNPCKNGANCTDCVNSYTCTCPSGFSGIHCENNTPDCTESSCFNGGTCVDGINTFTCVCLPGFTGSYCEHNINECDSKPCLNGGTCQDSYGTYKCTCPQGYTGLNCQNLVRWCDSSPCKNGGKCWQTSNLYHCECNSGWTGLYCDVPSVSCEVAAKQQGIDVAHLCRNSGLCVDTGNTHFCRCQAGYTGSYCEEQVDECSPNPCQNGATCTDYLGGYSCECVAGYHGINCSEEINECLSHPCQNGGTCIDLINTYKCSCPRGTQGVHCEINVDDCSPFFDPVTLGPKCFNNGKCKDRVGGYSCICPPGFVGERCEGDVNECLSNPCDARGTQNCVQRVNDYKCECRPGYAGRRCDTVVDGCKGKPCRNGGTCAVASNTGRGFICKCPPGFVGATCENDSRTCGNLHCLNGGTCISIHKSSKCMCTPAFTGPECQYPASSPCTSNPCYNGGTCEFSGDASPYYRCNCPANFNGLNCHILDFDFQGGIGQDIIPPKIEEKCEIAVCAGYAGNKICDGKCNNHACGWDGGDCSLNFNDPWKNCSQSLQCWKYFNDGKCDSQCNNAGCLYDGFDCQKYEGQCNPLYDQYCKDHFSDGHCDQGCNNFECEWDGLDCANNMPEKLADGTLVVVVLITPENLKNNSFNFLRELSRVLHTNVVFKKNAKGEYMIFPYYGNEEELKKHYIKRSTEDWSDMSSAVINKVKSSLYSRAGRRQKRELDQMDIRGSIVYLEIDNRQCIQSSSQCFQSATDVAAFLGALASLGNLNIPYKIEAVKSETAEPTKNSQLYPMYVVGAALVLLAFIGLGVLVNRKRRREHGQLWFPEGFKVTESSKKKRREPLGEDSVGLKPLKNASDGTLMDDNQNEWGDEETLDTKKFRYEEQAMLPDTDDQTDHRQWTQQHLDAADLRISSMAPTPPQGEIDADCMDVNVRGPDGFTPLMIASCSGGGLETGNSEEEDDAPAVISDFIYQGASLHNQTDRTGETALHLAARYSRSDAAKRLLEASADANIQDNMGRTPLHAAVSADAQGVFQILIRNRATDLDARMHDGTTPLILAARLAVEGMLDDLINCHADVNAVDDLGKSALHWAAAVNNVEAAMVLLKNGANKDMQNNKEETPLFLAAREGSYETAKVLLDHFANRDITDHMDRLPRDIAQERMHHDIVRLLDEYNLVRSPTLHNGPLGAPTLSPPLCSPSSYIGNLKPAVQGKKARKPSTKGLSCNGKDAKDLKARRKKSQDGKGCLLDNSGVLSPVDSLESPHGYLSDVASPPLMTSPFQQSPSMPLNHLPGMPDAHLSINHLNMAGKQDMAMGSSSRMGFDSVPPRLSHLPVSSPSTAMSSAPMSFSVGSGASLNGQCDWLTRLQNGMVQSQYNPLRGNLQPGAHQQPQNLQHGMMTSLHNGLPTTSLSQMMSYQAMPSTRLASQPHLMQSQQLQQMQQQQQQQQLQQPNLQPPQQQQQQQQPQQPQQAPQQPQQHHNPSGSNLGQNFLGTELSQPELQPVSGGAMAVHTILPQDSQLLPTSLPSSLAQPMTSTQFLTPPSQHSYSSPLDNTPSHQLQVPDHPFLTPSPESPDQWSSSSPHSNVSDWSEGISSPPTSMQSQMGHIPEAFK from the exons GGTTCACGGGTCAGAACTGTGAGGAGAACATCAACGACTGCCCAGGCAACAACTGCAAGAATGGGGGCACCTGCGTGGATGGCGTCAACACCTACAACTGCCAGTGCCCACCTGAGTGGACAG GTCAGTACTGCACTGAGGACGTGGACGAGTGCCAGCTGATGCCCAACGCCTGCCAGAACGGCGGCACCTGCCACAACAACCACGGCGGCTACAACTGCGTCTGCGTCAACGGCTGGACGGGCGAGGACTGCAGCGAGAACATCGACGACTGCGCCATGGCCGCCTGCTTCCACGGCGCCACCTGCCACGACCGCGTGGCCTCCTTCTACTGCGAGTGCCCCCACGGCCGCACAG GTTTGCTGTGCCACCTGGATGATGCCTGCATCAGCAACCCCTGCAACGAGGGCTCCAACTGTGACACCAACCCCGTCAATGGCAAAGCCATCTGCACGTGTCCTTCGGGGTACATGGGGCCAGCCTGCAACCAGGACGTGGACGAGTGCTCGCTGG GAGCCAACCCGTGTGAGCACGCAGGAAAGTGCATCAACACTCAAGGGTCCTTCCAGTGCCAGTGTCTGCAGGGCTACTCAGGCCCTCGCTGTGAGATCGATGTCAATGAGTGCCTCTCCAACCCCTGCCAGAATGATGCCACCTGCCTGGACCAGATTGGGGAGTTCCAGTGCATCTGCATGCCCG GGTACGAGGGGGTTTACTGCGAGATCAACACGGACGAGTGcgccagcagcccctgcctgcacaACGGCAACTGCCTGGACAAGATCAACGAGTTCCACTGCGAGTGCCCCACTG GCTTCAACGGGCACCTGTGCCAGTTTGACATCGACGAGTGTGCCAGCACCCCCTGCAAGAACGGTGCCAAGTGCGTGGATGGCCCCAACACCTACAGCTGCGAGTGCACTGAAG GTTTCACAGGTGCTCACTGCGAGATCGACATCGATGAGTGTGACCCTGACCCGTGCCACTACGGCACCTGCAAGGACGGCATCGCCTCCTTCACCTGCCTCTGCCAGCCCGGCTACACCGGCCACCGCTGCGACATCAACATCAACGagtgccagagccagccctgcaaaaATGGGGGCACCTGCCAGGACAGGAACAACGCCTACAACTGCATCTGCCTCAAAGGGACCACAG gcCCCAACTGTGAGATCAACCTGGATGATTGTGCCAGCAACCCCTGTGACTATGGCAAGTGCATCGACAAGATCAATGGCTATGAGTGCACCTGCGAGCCGGGGTACACAG GGCGCATGTGCAACATCAACATCGATGAGTGTGCCAGCAACCCCTGCCACAACGGGGGCACCTGCAAGGATGGCATCAATGGCTTCACCTGCCTCTGCCCCGAGGGCTTCCACGACCCCAAGTGCCTGTCTGAAGTGAATGAGTGCAACAGCAACCCCTGCATCCACGGGAAATGCCACGATGGGCTGAATGG ctACAAGTGTGACTGTGACCCTGGCTGGAGTGGAACAAACTGTGACATTAACAACAACGAGTGTGAATCCAACCCCTGCATGAACGGTGGCACCTGCAAGGACATGACCAGTGGCTACATCTGCACCTGCAGGGAGGGCTTCAGCG GCCCCAACTGCCAGACCAATATCAACGAATGTGCCTCCAACCCGTGCCTGAACCAGGGCACGTGCATTGATGACGTTGCTGGCTACACCTGCAACTGCCTCCTGCCCTACACAG GAGCCACCTGTGAGGATGTGCTGGCCCCCTGTGCTGGCAGCCCCTGCAAGAACGGTGGCGAGTGCCAGGAGTCAGAGGACTACAAgagcttctcctgcagctgcccCCCTGGCTGGCAAG gtcaGACCTGTGAGATTGACATCAATGAGTGTGTGAAGAGCCCCTGCAGGAATGGGGCCACGTGCCAGAACACCAACGGCAGCTATCGCTGCGCCTGCCGCACCGGCTTCTCCGGCCGCAACTGCGACACCGACATCGACGACTGCAAGCCCA ATCCATGCCACAATGGTGGCTCCTGCTCCGATGGCATTGGCACCTTCTTCTGTGAGTGCCTGGCTGGTTTCCGTGGGCCCAAGTGCGAGGAGGACATCAATGAGTGCGCCAGCAACCCCTGCAAGAACGGGGCCAACTGCACCGACTGCGTCAACAGCTACACCTGCACCTGCCCCTCCGGCTTCAGCGGCATCCACTGCGAGAACAACACCCCTGACTGCACAGAGAG CTCCTGCTTCAACGGTGGCACATGTGTGGATGGCATCAACACCTTCACCTGTGTCTGCCTGCCCGGCTTCACGGGCAGCTACTGCGAGCACAACATCAACGAGTGTGACTCCAAGCCGTGCCTGAACGGGGGCACGTGCCAGGACAGCTACGGCACGTACAAGTGCACCTGTCCCCAGGGCTACACCGGCCTCAACTGCCAG AACCTGGTGCGTTGGTGTGACTCCTCGCCCTGCAAAAACGGAGGCAAGTGCTGGCAGACCAGCAACCTGTACCACTGTGAGTGCAACAGTGGCTGGACAGGCCTCTACTGCGACGTCCCCAGCGTGTCCTGCGAGGTGGCTGCTAAGCAGCAAG GTATCGATGTGGCACACCTCTGCAGGAACTCGGGGCTCTGTGTTGACACTGGCAACACTCACTTCTGCCGCTGCCAAGCCGGCTACACCGGCAGCTACTGCGAGGAGCAGGTGGATGAATGCTCCCCCAACCCCTGCCAGAATGGAGCCACCTGCACAGATTACCTGGGAGGCTACTCCTGCGAG TGTGTGGCTGGTTATCATGGAATTAACTGCTCAGAGGAGATCAATGAATGCTTGTCTCACCCATGCCAGAATGGAGGAACTTGCATCGATCTCATCAATACCTACAAATGCTCCTGCCCCCGAGGAACTCAAG GGGTGCACTGTGAGATCAATGTGGATGACTGCAGCCCTTTCTTTGATCCTGTCACCCTGGGGCCCAAGTGCTTTAACAATGGCAAGTGCAAGGATCGGGTAGGTGGCTACAGCTGCATCTGCCCCCCTGGCTTTGTAGGGGAGCGCTGCGAGGGAGATGTCAACGAGTGCCTGTCCAACCCCTGCGACGCCCGCGGCACCCAGAACTGCGTGCAGCGGGTCAACGACTACAAATGCGAGTGCAGACCTGGCTATGCAG GCCGTCGCTGTGACACCGTGGTGGACGGCTGCAAGGGCAAACCCTGCAGGAATGGGGGAACCTGTGCTGTTGCCAGCAACACTGGCCGGGGCTTCATCTGCAAGTGCCCCCCG GGATTCGTGGGCGCCACCTGCGAGAACGACTCCCGCACCTGCGGGAACCTGCACTGCCTGAACGGGGGCACCTGCATCTCCATCCACAAGAGCTCCAAGTGCATGTGCACGCCGGCCTTCACGGGCCCCGAGTGCCAGTACCcggccagcagcccctgcaccTCCAACCCCTGCTACAACGGCGGCACCTGCGAGTTCTCCGGCGATGCCTCCCCCTACTACCGCTGCAACTGCCCCGCCAACTTCAACGGCCTCAACTGCCACATCCTGGACTTCGACTTCCAGGGCGGCATCGGGCAGGACATCATCCCGCCCAAGATCGAGGAGAAGTGCGAGATCGCCGTGTGCGCGGGCTACGCCGGCAACAAGATCTGCGACGGGAAGTGCAACAACCACGCCTGCGGCTGGGACGGGGGCGACTGCTCCCTCAACTTCAACGACCCCTGGAAGaactgctcccagtccctgcagtGCTGGAAGTACTTCAACGATGGCAAGTGTGACTCTCAGTGCAATAATGCTGGCTGCCTCTACGATGGGTTTGACTGCCAGAAGTACGAGGGGCAGTGCAA CCCTCTGTACGACCAGTACTGCAAAGATCACTTCTCCGATGGGCACTGCGACCAGGGCTGCAACAATTTTGAGTGCGAGTGGGATGGTCTGGACTGTGCAAACAACATGCCAGAGAAGCTGGCAGATGGCACGCTGGTGGTGGTGGTCCTCATCACCCCCGAGAACCTGAAGAACAACTCCTTCAACTTCCTGCGGGAGCTGAGCCGCGTGCTGCACACCAACGTGGTCTTCAAGAAGAACGCCAAGGGGGAGTACATGATCTTCCCCTACTATGGCAACGAGGAGGAGCTGAAAAAACATTACATCAAGAGGTCCACAGAGGACTGGTCAGATATGTCCAGTGCTGTCATCAACAAAGTGAAGAGCAGCCTCTactccagggctggcaggaggcagAAGAGGGAGCTCGATCAGATGGACATCAGAGG ATCCATTGTCTACTTGGAAATTGATAACCGCCAGTGCATCCAGTCATCTTCTCAGTGCTTCCAGAGTGCCACTGATGTGGCAGCCTTCCTGGGAGCCTTGGCCTCCCTTGGCAACCTGAACATCCCCTACAAAATAGAAGCTGTCAAAA GTGAGACGGCGGAGCCCACGAAGAACTCGCAGCTGTACCCCATGTACGTGGTGGGGGCCGCGCTGGTCCTGCTGGCCTTCATCGGGCTGGGCGTGCTGGTGAACCGCAAGCGCCGCAGGGAGCACGGGCAGCTCTGGTTCCCAGAGGGCTTCAAAGTGACAGAGTCCAGCAAGAAGAAGCGGCGGGAGCCCCTCGGGGAGGATTCTGTTGGGCTCAA accCCTCAAAAATGCCTCGGACGGCACGCTGATGGATGACAACCAGAATGAGTGGGGTGATGAGGAGACCTTGGACACCAAGAAGTTCAGG TACGAGGAGCAGGCGATGCTGCCAGACACGGATGACCAGACGGATCACCGGCAGTGGACACAGCAGCACCTGGACGCCGCTGACCTGCGCATCTCCTCCATGGCCCCCACGCCTCCACAGGGGGAAATCGATGCTGACTGCATGGATGTCAACGTCAGAGGGCCGG ATGGCTTCACCCCGCTGATGATCGCCTCGTGCAGCGGCGGAGGGCTGGAGACCGGCAACAGCGAGGAGGAGGACGACGCTCCCGCCGTCATCTCCGACTTCATCTACCAGGGGGCCAGCCTGCACAACCAGACGGACCGCACGGGCGAGACCGCGCTGCACCTGGCCGCCAGGTACTCGCGCTCGGACGCTGCCAAGCGCCTGCTGGAGGCCAGCGCCGACGCCAACATCCAGGACAACATGGGCCGCACGCCGCTGCACGCTGCCGTCTCTGCTGACGCACAGGGAGTCTTCCAG ATCCTGATTCGGAACAGGGCGACAGACCTGGATGCCCGGATGCATGACGGGACCACTCCCCTGATCCTGGCTGCTCGTTTGGCTGTGGAGGGGATGCTGGATGACCTCATCAACTGCCACGCTGACGTCAACGCCGTGGATGATTTAG GCAAGTCAGCCCTGCACTGGGCAGCTGCTGTGAATAATGTGGAAGCTGCAATGGTGCTCCTGAAGAATGGTGCCAATAAGGACATGCAGAATAATAAG GAGGAGACCCCACTGTTCCTGGCAGCCAGAGAAGGCAGCTACGAGACCGCCAAGGTCCTGCTGGACCATTTTGCCAACCGGGACATCACGGACCACATGGACCGGCTGCCgcgggacatcgcgcaggagcgcATGCACCACGACATCGTGCGCCTGCTGGACGAGTACAACCTGGTGCGGAGCCCCACGCTGCACAACGGGCCCCTGGGGGCTCCCACCCTGTCCCCCCCGCTCTGCTCCCCCAGCAGCTACATCGGCAACCTCAAACCCGCCGTGCAGGGCAAGAAGGCCAGGAAGCCGAGCACCAAGGGGCTGAGCTGCAACGGCAAGGACGCCAAAGACCTCAAAGCGCGGAGGAAAAAGTCGCAGGATGGGAAAGGGTGTCTGCTCGACAACTCCGGGGTGCTGTCGCCCGTGGATTCCCTGGAGTCGCCGCACGGGTACCTCTCGGACGTGGCCTCTCCCCCATTGATGACCTCTCCGTTCCAGCAGTCCCCTTCCATGCCTCTGAACCACCTGCCGGGCATGCCCGACGCCCACCTGAGCATCAACCACCTCAACATGGCGGGCAAGCAGGATATGGCCatgggcagctccagcaggatGGGCTTCGACTCGGTGCCACCGCGCCTGTCCCACCTGCCGGTGTCCAGCCCCAGCACGGCCATGAGCAGTGCCCCCATGAGCTTCTCGGTGGGCAGCGGGGCCAGCCTGAACGGGCAGTGTGACTGGCTCACCCGGCTGCAGAACGGCATGGTGCAGAGCCAGTACAACCCCCTGAGAGGCAACCTGCAGCCCGGGGCTCACCAGCAGCCCCAAAACCTGCAGCACGGCATGATGACCTCGCTGCACAACGGGCTGCCCACCACCAGCTTGTCGCAGATGATGAGCTAccaggccatgcccagcacccGCCTGGCCTCCCAGCCCCACCTgatgcagagccagcagctccagcagatgcagcagcagcagcagcagcagcagctccagcagcccaacctgcagcccccacagcagcagcagcagcagcagcagccccagcagccccagcaggcgccgcagcagccgcagcagcaccACAACCCCAGCGGCTCCAACCTGGGCCAGAATTTCCTCGGTACGGAGCTGAGCCAGCCCGAGCTGCAGCCGGTGAGCGGCGGCGCCATGGCCGTGCACACCATCCTGCCGCAGGattcccagctgctgcccacctcGCTGCCCTCCTCCCTGGCCCAGCCCATGACCAGCACGCAGTTCCTGACCCCTCCTTCCCAGCACAGTTATTCCTCCCCCTTGGACAACACCCCCAGCCACCAGCTGCAGGTGCCCGACCACCCTTTCCTGACGCCGTCGCCGGAGTCTCCGGACCAGTGGTCCAGCTCCTCTCCGCACTCCAACGTGTCCGACTGGTCCGAGGGCATCTCCAGCCCTCCCACGAGTATGCAGTCACAGATGGGACACATCCCCGAGGCCTTCAAgtga